A segment of the Candidatus Synechococcus calcipolaris G9 genome:
CTATAAGTGGGCCGAAGTCTTGAGTGCCGATGCCTTTGCCGCCTTTGAAGAAGTGGGCTTAGACAATGACTCAGGAATCGCTGAGACGGGGCGACGGTTTCGGGATACGGTCTTAGCCCTAGGTGGAAGTTTGCCCCCAATGGATGTGTTTAAGGCATTTCGTGGCCGGGAGCCGAGTACGGAACCCCTATTGCGTCACAGTGGACTTTTAACGGCAAAATAAAATAAACTTCCAGAATAATAAACTTCCAGAATAACGTTCCAGAATATTGTAGGCAGGCAGGACAATTGCTATGGTGAATCGATTGGGCGATCGCTGGCGGCGGATGGGTGCTTTCTTAGCCCTCATCTGTACCTTGATGGCGACGGGGTTAATATGGTCGTCCCCGGCCCTTGCCCTAACGGCGGAGCAAAAACTCTTTAATGAAGCCTGGCGAATCGTCAGCCAAGCCTACGTGGACGAGAGCTTTAATGGCCAGGATTGGTGGTCTGTGCGTCAAAAAGCCTTGAGCCAACCCCTGCCCGATCGTCCCTCCACCTATACCGCTATTCAAAAGATGTTGGCCAGCCTGGACGATCCCTTTACCCGCTTTTTACCACCCTCCCAATACCGCAGCTTACAAACCAGTACCAGTGGTGAACTCACCGGCGTGGGGCTGCAAATTAGCATCGATCCGGCCACGGGTATTCTGCAAATCATTGCCCCCATTGAAGGCTCACCCGCCGCCGCTGCTGGCCTGCAACCGGGCGATCTCATTCTTGCCATTGACCAAGTACCCACCCAAAGCCTCAGCCTGGATGAAGCTGCCGAAAAAATGCGTGGCCCTGCCGGAACCGTTGTCACCCTCAATGTTGCCCGTGGTTCTGGGGATGCCGCTGCCCAAAACCTGGAATTGACCCGTAGCCGTATTGAGATTAATCCCGTAGTTGCCGAACTGCGCCCCCAGGAGGATGGTCATCGACTCGGCTATATTCGCTTGACTCAGTTTAATGGCGTTGCCACAGAGGAAATGGCCCAGGCCTTGCAAAAACTGGAACGGCAAGGGGCCGATCGCTACGTTCTGGATTTACGCAATAATCCCGGCGGATTGCTCCAGGCAGGGGTGGATATTGCCGAACTGTGGATGGAGCCAGGGGTAGTAGTTTATACCGTGGATCGTAAGGGTCTCTTAGGTAGTTTTAATACCACTCACCAACCCCTCACCAAGGATCCCCTCGTGGTTTTGGTGAATCAGGGAACTGCCAGTGCCAGTGAAATTTTGGCGGGTGCTTTGCAAGATACGGGGCGGGCCCAATTGGTGGGCGATCGCACCTTTGGTAAGGGGTCAATTCAGTCCCTATTTGATCTATCCGATGGGGCGGGGTTGGCCGTCACCATTGCCCACTACGAAACGCCGGCCCACCACAATATCAACAAAGTCGGCATTGAACCCGATCGCACTGTTAGTTTAAGGACTCCCCTGGGAATTAACGAAATTGCCTCCAATGCTGATTCTCAATATCAAGCGGCGATCGGTGTTTTAACAGATTTGGAAATGGTTGCAACCGGGGTTTGAGCAGCTTAAGGGCATCTCGATTAATTCAAAATCCGAGGCGATCGCAAACGAGATTTCAATGATTTCAGCCTCTATTTTTAGCAGATCGAGTAATTTTTCGAGGTGCCCATCATTTTGGACTGGGAGGTTTATTCTAACCAGCGGGTCGCAGACCTTCAGGAACACAGGTAGCTACTGTTTCATAACCAACCACAAAAATTCCATCATCATCGTAAATTGGTTTCTGCCAAGAAGAGGGCTGTTGCCCTTCCGGACAGCGATCACGAAAACCAGTTGGGCCACCAATACCTGCTGGGCGAGTCGGAGATTGGTTTTGTCCCTGGATGCCAGAGGGTGAGGCAAAAGCGGCCGAACCAACGGATACAGCTAGAAGCAAGCTAATTGTTATCGGTTTAATCATTTTCATTGTGAGTCTCCTGTAATTAATAGCGGTCAATGAACTCATAAATTAACTATCTCGAAATTTTCAGGTTCTTGCTGTGAGATGTCACACTGTCTCAAAATCAATTGATCACTGGATTAGGGTGATCCTGCTCCGAGATACTGCATCTTCCCCTGCAACCTATTTTTGTTTGTTGATTGGGTAATTATTTTTTGATTTGGACTTTTAGCCAACCACTGAGACGCTCAGCTAACCATTCCAATTCCGGTTCCTTTAAGCGTCCATTTTCCCCTAGTTCAATTTTCTTCGTTCCAGCCCACAAAATAATATGGGGATTCACCTGGACAATATCGCCATCACTGTCTTTGCGTCTGGATTGACGGTTAAATTCTAGTTGACCAATGGCGTAACGGGGTGCTTGGATCCCCCTAGAGCAGGGAAAACCAAACATCTCACGGCGGAATCGAATATCGGTTTTGGTGATGCGCAGCCGCACTTGGCCAAATAATGTAAAAAGAATGAACCAAATTAAGCCGAGACCAACCGCCAGATGACCCGACGCAAATAGGGCCGCAAACCAACCAAACTCACTCCAACTGGCAATGGCAATGCTATACCACATCACTAAAAAAGAATTCCAGGCGATCGCAAAGAAGCCAATGGGAATTAAACCTAGATGAAACCCATGGGGCGGAATCAAAATTTCTAGAACCTCCGGGGTTTCCCGCAACTGCACCGTAGAGCCAAGGGGACGAGTGAGTTTTCCAGTGGTTTGGGGGGCTGTTTTTGGGGTAGATAGACCAGAAGTCAGGGCATGGAGGGCTTGGCTTGCGGAGGAAAATCGTTGCTCTAGGGCCGGATCCGTGAGGGTTTCTAACCAGTGAACCATGGAGGGCCGCAAGGACACATAACCCTGAAAGAGTCGCCGCATTTGTTTTTGCGGTAGGGAATCGGGAGAGCGGCCACTGGCCAGATAAATCAAGGTTGCCCCCAAACCATACAAATCCGAGGCGGGTACGGTGTGGCCACCAAACTGCTCCGGCGGCATATAGCCATAGGTGCCGACAATGGTACGGGTTCCCCCCTGATGACTGGTCTGAACCGAACCAAAATCAACCAAATAAATACTGCCAGGGCTGTGGCCACTGCGATCGCCCAGGAGAATATTACTGGGTTTAATATCCCGATGGATGACGGGGGGAAAGCGGCCATGGAGATAGATCAAAATATCCAGTAAATCCCTGGCAATCCGGTGCAGATCCTCCTCAGAAAAATGTCGCCCTTGGTTCAGCCATTCCTGGAGCGATGGAGCCGGAATATAGGTCTGAACCAAGCCAAATCCTTTCCCTAACTCGGTTTCAATATCAAAATAGTCTAGGTAGCGAGGAATGGCTGGGTGATCTAAGGACTTAAGAACCTCGGCTTCCCGTTCAAACAGTTTCAGATCATCCCAATTGAAATCCGGGCCGAAGAGGAGTAATTTTATGACGACCTGTTGCCCCGTGCCCTGATCTTGGGCTAAATAGGTGCGTCGCCCCGTTTGCTTTCCCAAAAGGGTGGTCAGCCGGTAGCGATCGCCGAGAACCTGATCCACCAAAGCATCCATAAGATTTGCTAGATTCCTTTTTGATGGGAGTAAGGGGTATTACTGATGGATGATAGGCCAACAAACTAAGGACTAGCAAAATACTCGTTTATCCGCGTTAGGAGACGATCATTTTCGGCAGGTGTGCCAACACTGAGTCGAATCCCATCGGCGATCGCCCGCACCAGGGTACCTTGGTGTTGCAGGGTATCCCGTAGGGCCGTTGCCTTCTCCGGTTCCCCTAGGCGCAGAAACAAAAAATTACCCACACTGGGCCAAACCCGCACCTGGGGTATGCTTTTTAGGGACTGGTAGAGGCGATCGCGCTCGGCCAACACCTGGGGAATATCCCCTAAAAGGGCTTGGCGATGGTCTAGGGCAAACTGGGCGGCCACCTGGGAATAGGCCGATAAATTATAGGGCAACCGTAACTTTTCCAGAATGGCGATCAGTTCTGGCTGGGCAAGGCCATAGCCGACTCGATGGGCCGCCAAGCGAAGGGCCTTAGAAAATGTCCGTAGAATCAACCAATTGGGATGATCCGCCAGTCGAGCAACCAAGGACTGACCACAAAACTCAAAGTAGGCCTCATCAATAACCACTAAGATATGGGCTGGTAGGGTTTCTAGCCAGGCAACCTCTGCGGCAGTTAAGGCATTGCCCGTGGGGGAATTGGGCTGAAGCATAAAAACAACCCGCACCGATCCCTGCTCAATGATTCCTTGGGCCGCCTTTAGGTCAACAGCAAAGGCATCTTCATCCCGGCCCACCCGTTCCACCGGAATGCCAAGGGACTGGGCAAGAATCGCATACATCGAAAACGTTGGTTCCGCCACTAAAATTGACCCCTGACCATTCACACAGGTGGCCAGCAAAATGGAACGGATCAGTTCATCGGAGCCACTACCCACGGAAATAGATGCGGTGGTGAGGGACTGATGGGGTGGTAATTGTTCATTAACATAGGTGGCGATCGCCTGCTTCAGGTAAAACTGACCACTGTCAGGGTAGCGATTCGCCAGTACGATTTCTGTATAGATGTGGGCAAGTTTTTGTTTCAGTTCCGGTGGTAAATCTAGGGGAAACTCGTTGGTATCCAGATAGTCTACCTGTTCCGGTAAGTTATCGGTGCTTTGCTCAGGGGGCGTAGCGTAAGCCACTAATTCCTGTAATTCGGGACGAATAAACCCCAGCATAAGAACGGTAAACCCTACTCGGACGTTGAAAAACCCTCATCTATAATAACATTGTAAGAATATAAAAAAATCTCTCTTGTTTATCACCCATTGATCACCCATTGATGCTAGGGCAATTGTTCTATGGCAAGTACTGATTTCAAAGACTACTATCAAATTCTGGGGGTAGCCAAAACTGCCACAGAAAAGGAAATTCGCACTGCCTTTAAGCGTCTAGCTCGCAAATATCATCCAGACCTCAATCCTGGCGATCTCAGTGCGGAGGAGAAATTCAAAGAGATTAATGAAGCCCACGAGGTTCTATCAGACCCAGAGAAACGGCAAAAGTACGATCAATTCGGTCGCTATTGGCAGCAGGCTAGTCCCGATGCCGGAACCCCAGGTTCGGGTTTTGGCTTTGATGTCGGCGGCTTTAATGTCAGTGGCTTTGATGGCGATTTTAGCCGTTATGCCAACTTCGATGAATTTATTAACGAACTCCTAGGAAATTTTGCCGGACAAGGGGCTGCGCCGGGGGGGACGTGGGGAGCTAGTCCCTATGGCAGTTCAAGTACGGGGGTTCCTGGCAGTGATATTGAGGGCGATGTGCGTTTATCCTTTCCAGAGGCCTTCCAAGGAACGGAAAAACAGTTTCAGATTGGTACGGAAAAAGTAACGGTTCGCATCCCCGCAGGGGTAAAACCCGGTAGTCGCATTCGCCTCAAGGGTAAAGGCAATGTCAATCCCCTCGGCCAAGTTCGCGGCGATCTGTACTTAAAGGTGATCTTGGAACCCCACCCCCTTTTTCGCTTTGAGGATGAGCAACTGGTCTTTGATTTACCCCTCGCTGCCGATGAAGCGGCCCTAGGAACCCAACTGGATATCCCCACCCCCAGCGGCACAGTCAAGCTCAATATTCCCAGCGGTACAAAATCAGGGCAATTGCTGCGACTAAAGGGCAAGGGCTGGCCCCAAGCCAAAGGTGTTCAAGGGGATCTCATTGCCAAAATTCAAATTGTTCCCCCCAAACCTCTATCGGAACCGGAACGGGAACTCTACGAAAAACTGAGCCACCTACGCACAATGGATCCTCGGGCCCAGATGCCCAAGGTGTTTTAGATTCCTGAGAGTACGTTTACCCCTGGGACAATCCTTACGCCAATCCTCCTCTACCAGGTCACTCGATCCTGGATGCGCTCCATGATGCGGGGGC
Coding sequences within it:
- the ctpA gene encoding carboxyl-terminal processing protease CtpA produces the protein MVNRLGDRWRRMGAFLALICTLMATGLIWSSPALALTAEQKLFNEAWRIVSQAYVDESFNGQDWWSVRQKALSQPLPDRPSTYTAIQKMLASLDDPFTRFLPPSQYRSLQTSTSGELTGVGLQISIDPATGILQIIAPIEGSPAAAAGLQPGDLILAIDQVPTQSLSLDEAAEKMRGPAGTVVTLNVARGSGDAAAQNLELTRSRIEINPVVAELRPQEDGHRLGYIRLTQFNGVATEEMAQALQKLERQGADRYVLDLRNNPGGLLQAGVDIAELWMEPGVVVYTVDRKGLLGSFNTTHQPLTKDPLVVLVNQGTASASEILAGALQDTGRAQLVGDRTFGKGSIQSLFDLSDGAGLAVTIAHYETPAHHNINKVGIEPDRTVSLRTPLGINEIASNADSQYQAAIGVLTDLEMVATGV
- a CDS encoding serine/threonine protein kinase, with the protein product MDALVDQVLGDRYRLTTLLGKQTGRRTYLAQDQGTGQQVVIKLLLFGPDFNWDDLKLFEREAEVLKSLDHPAIPRYLDYFDIETELGKGFGLVQTYIPAPSLQEWLNQGRHFSEEDLHRIARDLLDILIYLHGRFPPVIHRDIKPSNILLGDRSGHSPGSIYLVDFGSVQTSHQGGTRTIVGTYGYMPPEQFGGHTVPASDLYGLGATLIYLASGRSPDSLPQKQMRRLFQGYVSLRPSMVHWLETLTDPALEQRFSSASQALHALTSGLSTPKTAPQTTGKLTRPLGSTVQLRETPEVLEILIPPHGFHLGLIPIGFFAIAWNSFLVMWYSIAIASWSEFGWFAALFASGHLAVGLGLIWFILFTLFGQVRLRITKTDIRFRREMFGFPCSRGIQAPRYAIGQLEFNRQSRRKDSDGDIVQVNPHIILWAGTKKIELGENGRLKEPELEWLAERLSGWLKVQIKK
- a CDS encoding histidinol-phosphate transaminase; translation: MLGFIRPELQELVAYATPPEQSTDNLPEQVDYLDTNEFPLDLPPELKQKLAHIYTEIVLANRYPDSGQFYLKQAIATYVNEQLPPHQSLTTASISVGSGSDELIRSILLATCVNGQGSILVAEPTFSMYAILAQSLGIPVERVGRDEDAFAVDLKAAQGIIEQGSVRVVFMLQPNSPTGNALTAAEVAWLETLPAHILVVIDEAYFEFCGQSLVARLADHPNWLILRTFSKALRLAAHRVGYGLAQPELIAILEKLRLPYNLSAYSQVAAQFALDHRQALLGDIPQVLAERDRLYQSLKSIPQVRVWPSVGNFLFLRLGEPEKATALRDTLQHQGTLVRAIADGIRLSVGTPAENDRLLTRINEYFASP
- a CDS encoding J domain-containing protein produces the protein MASTDFKDYYQILGVAKTATEKEIRTAFKRLARKYHPDLNPGDLSAEEKFKEINEAHEVLSDPEKRQKYDQFGRYWQQASPDAGTPGSGFGFDVGGFNVSGFDGDFSRYANFDEFINELLGNFAGQGAAPGGTWGASPYGSSSTGVPGSDIEGDVRLSFPEAFQGTEKQFQIGTEKVTVRIPAGVKPGSRIRLKGKGNVNPLGQVRGDLYLKVILEPHPLFRFEDEQLVFDLPLAADEAALGTQLDIPTPSGTVKLNIPSGTKSGQLLRLKGKGWPQAKGVQGDLIAKIQIVPPKPLSEPERELYEKLSHLRTMDPRAQMPKVF